In Mesorhizobium sp., one DNA window encodes the following:
- a CDS encoding HU family DNA-binding protein produces MNKNEMVAAVAEMAKISKADAATAVDAVFDVITRELKSGGDVRLVGFGNFSVTKREASTGRNIRTGEPVQIAARNVPKFAAGKGLKDAVN; encoded by the coding sequence ATGAACAAGAATGAGATGGTCGCCGCTGTCGCCGAGATGGCTAAGATTTCCAAGGCCGACGCCGCCACCGCTGTCGACGCGGTGTTCGACGTGATCACGCGCGAGCTCAAGTCGGGCGGCGATGTGCGTCTCGTCGGTTTCGGCAATTTCTCCGTGACCAAGCGCGAGGCGTCCACGGGCCGCAACATCCGCACGGGGGAGCCAGTCCAGATCGCTGCCCGCAACGTGCCGAAGTTCGCCGCCGGCAAAGGCCTCAAGGATGCCGTCAACTGA